A window of the Mesotoga prima MesG1.Ag.4.2 genome harbors these coding sequences:
- a CDS encoding type IV toxin-antitoxin system AbiEi family antitoxin domain-containing protein, translating into MRLLDSTRHQLPQKKIIRIDELKDMGYSFYRIKKLIEENILKKLTRKSYENLIYEGDESDFYYVNAYVPRGVICLISSAIYWQLTTERSTAIDVAIPRSDRIYTMPEWPQIQLYFYSNMRYKTGIVTIHEDSNQFSIYDPEKTVIDILQYRERLGIEVAKEVLVQYLAKKDRNLNRLYRYAKELGNSKILRTYLEVLL; encoded by the coding sequence GTGAGATTATTGGACTCAACAAGGCACCAACTGCCTCAGAAGAAGATTATTAGAATAGATGAACTCAAAGATATGGGATATAGCTTCTATCGTATCAAGAAGCTTATCGAGGAGAATATCCTTAAGAAACTGACGCGCAAAAGCTATGAAAATCTAATCTACGAGGGAGATGAATCGGACTTTTACTATGTCAATGCTTATGTGCCAAGGGGTGTGATCTGCCTGATTAGCTCGGCAATCTACTGGCAGCTTACCACAGAGCGTTCCACAGCAATAGACGTGGCGATTCCCAGGAGCGACAGGATTTATACGATGCCAGAGTGGCCTCAGATTCAACTTTACTTTTACAGCAACATGCGATACAAAACCGGAATCGTGACTATTCACGAAGACTCGAATCAGTTCTCCATTTATGATCCGGAAAAGACAGTGATCGACATTCTGCAATATCGCGAAAGACTTGGCATTGAAGTCGCAAAGGAAGTGCTTGTTCAGTATCTCGCAAAAAAAGATAGAAACCTGAACAGACTATACAGATATGCCAAGGAACTCGGCAATTCAAAGATACTAAGAACCTATCTGGAGGTGTTGCTATGA
- a CDS encoding nucleotidyl transferase AbiEii/AbiGii toxin family protein, with product MNKAASVKARLRNLARKQGRSYQDLLQIYALERTIYRLSLSPHKDKFTLKGGIFLYALFEGRFPRSTTDIDLLAQRISNEKESLEKVFYDIFSVDTDDGMRFDLESMNLRTIADAKQYPGTRITITAYIERTRLSVTVDVGFGDCITPERVQMEFPVLLNDPEPVVFAYSKESVIAEKLEAIASLGFLTSRYKDFYDIFLLSRFFPFNGTTLQAAIGETFRNRGTPMEEIVAFEKQFISDSLHKRRWAAFAKKKNTTFDTSLEEVISQIKSFLIPVLEALQRDEIFASYWEPDDLSWKFRRVGQR from the coding sequence ATGAACAAGGCAGCATCTGTAAAAGCCAGACTGAGAAATCTGGCCCGAAAGCAAGGCCGGAGTTATCAGGATCTACTGCAAATTTATGCGCTTGAACGAACCATCTACAGATTATCCCTCTCTCCCCACAAAGACAAATTCACATTGAAAGGCGGGATCTTTCTTTATGCGCTATTTGAAGGGCGGTTCCCGAGATCAACAACCGATATAGATCTGCTGGCGCAGAGGATCAGCAACGAAAAGGAATCTCTCGAGAAGGTTTTCTATGATATCTTCTCGGTAGATACCGACGATGGGATGCGTTTCGATCTGGAAAGTATGAACCTACGCACCATTGCAGATGCAAAACAATACCCCGGTACTCGGATAACCATTACGGCCTACATAGAGCGAACAAGATTATCCGTAACCGTCGATGTCGGATTTGGCGACTGCATAACACCCGAGAGGGTTCAGATGGAATTCCCGGTTCTGCTGAATGATCCGGAGCCGGTTGTATTCGCATACTCAAAAGAATCGGTTATTGCAGAAAAACTGGAAGCGATAGCCTCGCTGGGTTTCCTGACCAGTCGCTACAAAGACTTCTACGACATCTTTTTGCTGTCCAGATTCTTTCCTTTCAATGGCACAACACTGCAAGCCGCAATTGGGGAAACATTTAGAAATCGTGGCACACCGATGGAAGAGATCGTCGCATTCGAGAAGCAATTCATTTCCGATTCACTCCATAAGAGAAGATGGGCAGCCTTCGCTAAAAAGAAAAACACTACGTTTGATACATCTCTTGAGGAAGTTATAAGCCAAATCAAGAGCTTCCTAATCCCTGTACTTGAAGCCTTACAGAGAGATGAGATCTTCGCCTCGTACTGGGAGCCTGATGACCTAAGCTGGAAGTTCCGACGAGTGGGACAGAGGTAA